A window from Mycobacterium saskatchewanense encodes these proteins:
- a CDS encoding glycosyltransferase, translating into MSAPPTLEASFEASNIRLAGQGSSDATRFGILSTYPPTPCGLATFTAALSKELCANGSDVSIVRVADGSLCSDARVIGELVNGSETSVAATSELLNESDIAVVQHEYGIYGGADGDEVVDIIGGLHIPSIVVAHTVLKEPTPHQRSVLGTIAAMADQVVVMSEAARHRLCLGFDVDHRKVTTIAHGAAVVRDNALTRSGRPTLLTWGLLGPGKGIERVIEAMGSLRELHGRPLYLIAGRTHPKVLAADGEAYRDARAEQARRTGVADSVRFDANYRDVSSLTALVRSSAVVVLPYDSTDQVTSGVLVDAIASGRPVVATAFPHAVELLGSGAGIVVDHDDPDALTSALRRVLTDPRLAGSMAAEARRLAPTMAWPVVANAYLILAQRIIAKRRALV; encoded by the coding sequence TTGAGCGCTCCGCCCACCCTTGAAGCATCCTTCGAAGCATCGAATATCCGCCTTGCCGGCCAAGGCTCTTCGGACGCGACGCGTTTCGGCATTCTCAGTACGTATCCACCGACACCGTGCGGGCTGGCGACCTTCACCGCAGCCCTGTCGAAAGAGTTGTGCGCAAACGGTTCTGATGTCAGCATCGTCCGGGTTGCCGACGGGTCGTTGTGTTCTGACGCTCGGGTGATCGGAGAGCTGGTAAACGGTTCCGAGACATCCGTGGCTGCAACCTCGGAACTGCTGAACGAGAGCGACATCGCGGTCGTGCAGCATGAGTACGGCATCTACGGCGGTGCCGACGGCGACGAGGTGGTGGATATCATCGGCGGGCTGCACATCCCGTCGATCGTGGTCGCCCACACGGTCCTCAAAGAGCCGACCCCGCATCAGCGTTCGGTGCTCGGGACGATTGCGGCGATGGCGGATCAAGTGGTTGTGATGTCGGAGGCGGCCCGGCACCGCCTGTGTCTCGGCTTCGACGTCGATCACCGAAAAGTCACCACCATCGCCCACGGTGCGGCCGTCGTGAGGGACAACGCCCTCACGCGTTCGGGCAGACCGACGCTGTTGACCTGGGGGCTGCTGGGACCGGGGAAAGGCATCGAGCGGGTCATCGAGGCGATGGGTTCGCTGCGCGAGCTCCATGGCCGGCCGCTTTACCTCATTGCCGGGCGCACCCACCCAAAGGTTCTGGCCGCCGACGGTGAGGCATACCGCGACGCTCGTGCCGAACAGGCGCGGCGCACCGGCGTAGCAGACTCGGTGCGCTTCGACGCAAACTACCGCGACGTGTCGTCGCTGACGGCGCTGGTTCGGTCCTCGGCCGTGGTTGTGCTGCCCTACGACTCCACGGACCAGGTCACTTCCGGTGTTCTGGTCGACGCAATCGCGAGCGGGCGGCCGGTCGTCGCCACCGCCTTTCCGCACGCCGTCGAACTGCTCGGCAGCGGAGCGGGCATCGTCGTCGATCACGATGATCCCGATGCGCTGACATCCGCGCTGCGCCGAGTGCTGACCGATCCGCGCCTCGCCGGCTCCATGGCCGCGGAAGCCCGCCGGTTGGCCCCGACGATGGCTTGGCCGGTGGTGGCCAATGCCTATCTTATTCTGGCACAACGGATTATCGCTAAACGTCGGGCGCTGGTGTGA
- a CDS encoding GAF and ANTAR domain-containing protein: MAKFTEDTDRGPSARTPEQLSDDDVDLRAAISNLAGLIVDHRRLPELLAQVATFAVRAIPGADGAGVTLLNVDRADNMVAALAASAPFVAEIDEIQYVIVNEGPCITAALERRTVRSGSLGGEKMWPRFGPRVGRLGVHSALSLPLLLPDRVVGAINVYAYGKDVFDEHAAEFGELYAKPAAVAVYNAQILADALALTTQLQTALSVRPVIDQAIGLIRGRTGRSAEDAFTQLRTMSQSEHRKLVDVAQQMVDEAVRRARARARPEPESQPTCHNK, translated from the coding sequence ATGGCGAAATTCACCGAGGACACTGACAGGGGGCCGTCGGCGCGGACACCGGAGCAGCTCAGTGACGATGACGTCGATTTGCGGGCGGCGATCAGCAATCTCGCGGGTCTGATCGTCGACCATCGTCGCTTGCCTGAGTTGCTGGCGCAGGTAGCAACATTCGCTGTGCGTGCGATACCGGGAGCCGATGGCGCGGGGGTCACGTTGCTGAATGTCGACCGGGCGGACAACATGGTCGCGGCGTTGGCCGCCAGCGCTCCCTTCGTCGCCGAGATTGACGAAATTCAGTACGTCATCGTCAATGAGGGGCCCTGCATCACCGCGGCCCTGGAACGTCGCACTGTGCGCTCAGGGTCGTTGGGTGGGGAGAAGATGTGGCCGCGATTCGGTCCACGCGTAGGCAGGTTGGGGGTGCACAGCGCGCTGTCACTACCGCTGTTGCTGCCGGATCGGGTGGTCGGCGCGATCAACGTATATGCCTACGGCAAAGACGTTTTCGATGAGCACGCCGCCGAATTCGGGGAGTTGTACGCCAAACCAGCTGCTGTCGCCGTATACAACGCGCAGATCCTCGCGGACGCGCTCGCTCTGACCACCCAATTACAGACGGCGTTGTCCGTCCGCCCGGTGATCGATCAAGCAATCGGCCTCATCCGCGGACGTACCGGGCGCAGCGCCGAGGACGCGTTCACCCAGCTGCGGACGATGAGCCAATCTGAGCACCGCAAGTTGGTTGATGTGGCGCAACAGATGGTCGATGAAGCAGTGCGCCGCGCCCGCGCCCGCGCCCGACCTGAGCCGGAAAGCCAGCCGACGTGCCATAACAAGTGA
- a CDS encoding STAS domain-containing protein, producing MTVIARMTGSPMADSLLPSSAELDGAISRSQGRGQLARWDAHWMKSSVAIVSAHGDIDQTNARTLTEYVLARLARCRGLILDLTCLEFFGAAGFSALHRISVSCARAGLDWALVPGAAVSLLLRICDPDGWLPVVNTVGAAVARFQGSASDADHPEAAQETPRRQV from the coding sequence ATGACGGTGATCGCCCGCATGACTGGGTCACCCATGGCCGATTCGTTGTTGCCCTCTTCCGCGGAGCTCGATGGCGCCATTTCCCGCTCGCAGGGCAGGGGTCAGTTAGCACGATGGGATGCGCACTGGATGAAGTCGTCGGTGGCCATTGTGAGCGCCCACGGCGATATCGACCAGACGAACGCGCGCACCCTCACCGAGTATGTCCTCGCCCGCCTGGCGCGGTGCCGGGGGCTGATCCTTGATCTGACCTGTCTGGAATTCTTTGGCGCCGCTGGCTTTTCGGCGCTGCACCGAATCTCGGTGAGTTGCGCGCGCGCCGGACTGGACTGGGCCCTGGTGCCGGGCGCTGCGGTATCCCTACTGTTACGAATCTGCGATCCGGACGGCTGGCTACCGGTAGTCAACACCGTCGGTGCGGCGGTGGCCCGCTTCCAGGGATCGGCGTCCGACGCGGACCATCCCGAGGCGGCGCAAGAAACGCCGAGGAGGCAAGTCTGA
- a CDS encoding hydrogenase: MQAVLFRLGLMLFLIGLLTGFAVPALKNPRMALSSHLEAVFNGMFLVLLGLLWPHVDLPHDLGVTAVVLIVYAAFANWLATLLAAAWGAGRKLAPIAAAGHEAPAAKERVVGFLLISLAVAIVVGVGIVIAGL, encoded by the coding sequence ATGCAGGCGGTGCTGTTCCGGCTGGGGCTGATGTTGTTCCTGATTGGTTTGCTCACCGGATTCGCCGTCCCGGCGTTGAAAAACCCGCGGATGGCGCTGTCGAGTCACCTCGAGGCGGTCTTCAACGGCATGTTCCTCGTGCTGCTCGGCCTGCTCTGGCCGCACGTCGACCTGCCGCACGATCTCGGAGTCACCGCGGTGGTGCTGATCGTCTACGCGGCCTTCGCGAATTGGCTCGCGACGCTGCTGGCCGCGGCGTGGGGCGCCGGCCGAAAACTCGCTCCCATCGCCGCGGCCGGTCACGAGGCCCCGGCGGCGAAGGAACGGGTCGTCGGCTTCCTGCTGATCTCCCTCGCGGTCGCGATCGTGGTCGGCGTGGGCATCGTCATCGCCGGGCTCTGA
- the whiB3 gene encoding redox-responsive transcriptional regulator WhiB3 — MPQPEQLPGPNADIWNWQLQGLCRGVDSSMFFHPDGERGRARMQREQRAKEMCRRCPVIQECRSHALEVGEPYGVWGGLSESERDLLLKGDIGRTRGIRRTA, encoded by the coding sequence ATGCCACAGCCGGAGCAGCTACCTGGCCCCAACGCCGACATCTGGAACTGGCAACTGCAGGGCCTGTGCCGCGGCGTCGACTCCTCGATGTTCTTTCACCCCGACGGCGAGCGCGGCCGGGCACGCATGCAGCGCGAGCAGCGCGCCAAGGAGATGTGCCGGCGCTGCCCGGTGATCCAGGAGTGCCGTTCCCACGCGCTCGAGGTCGGTGAGCCCTACGGCGTGTGGGGAGGACTGTCCGAATCCGAGCGCGACCTGCTGCTGAAGGGCGACATCGGCCGCACCCGCGGCATCCGCCGCACAGCGTAG
- a CDS encoding sigma-70 family RNA polymerase sigma factor, which yields MTIQGERLDAVVAEAVAGDRNALREVLETIRPIVVRYCRARVGTVDRGGLSADDVAQEVCLATITALPRYRDRGRPFLAFLYGIAAHKVADAHRAAGRDLAYPAESLPERWSPDAGPEQRAIEADSVSRMSELLEILPAKQREILILRVVVGLSAEETAAAVGSTPGAVRVAQHRALSRLKSEIVAAGDCA from the coding sequence ATGACAATTCAAGGGGAACGTCTCGACGCTGTGGTTGCGGAGGCCGTGGCGGGGGACCGGAACGCACTACGGGAGGTGCTGGAGACCATCCGTCCGATCGTCGTCAGATATTGCCGAGCGCGAGTCGGCACCGTCGATCGGGGTGGTCTGTCAGCCGACGACGTAGCTCAGGAGGTGTGTTTGGCCACCATCACGGCACTGCCTCGCTATCGCGACCGGGGACGCCCATTCTTGGCCTTCCTGTACGGCATCGCGGCCCACAAGGTGGCCGACGCCCACCGCGCCGCCGGCCGCGACCTCGCCTACCCGGCTGAATCGCTGCCGGAGCGCTGGTCACCCGACGCGGGCCCGGAGCAGCGGGCCATCGAGGCCGACTCGGTCAGCCGGATGAGCGAGCTGCTCGAAATCCTCCCCGCCAAGCAGCGGGAGATCCTGATCCTGCGCGTGGTCGTCGGCCTGTCCGCCGAGGAGACCGCCGCCGCCGTCGGCAGCACCCCCGGAGCCGTCCGGGTGGCGCAGCACCGCGCGCTGTCGCGGCTCAAGTCCGAGATCGTTGCGGCAGGTGACTGTGCCTGA
- a CDS encoding anti-sigma-D factor RsdA, producing MTVPEFGYGFGDQPALDELAQTDLLLDALAERRPVRLEDPDEDVLTTLLEDWRDNLRWPPASALVAPEEAIRALHDGLAVRRRGRRGLATVGSVAAALLVLSGFGAMVVEARPGDTLYGLHAMFFDQPRVNENQIMLSAKADLAKVQQMIDDGQWDQAHNQLAEVSSTVQSMNDGADRHNLMDQVNLLNTRVQSRNPNATLPPPAASPTLPSSPAQSWTPTTTPTPSPQPSTSPSPSVSGSPTTSPSSGRQHHHHHGQTTSPVAPATDP from the coding sequence GTGACTGTGCCTGAATTCGGTTATGGCTTCGGCGACCAGCCCGCCCTGGACGAGCTGGCCCAGACCGACCTGCTGCTCGACGCGCTCGCCGAGCGCCGGCCGGTCCGCCTCGAGGACCCCGACGAGGACGTGCTGACCACGCTCCTCGAGGACTGGCGTGACAACCTGCGGTGGCCGCCGGCCAGCGCACTGGTGGCGCCGGAGGAGGCCATCCGGGCGCTGCACGACGGGCTGGCGGTCCGCCGCCGCGGCCGGCGCGGCCTGGCGACTGTCGGGTCTGTCGCCGCGGCCCTGCTGGTCCTCAGCGGGTTCGGCGCCATGGTGGTGGAGGCCCGGCCTGGCGACACGCTGTACGGGCTGCACGCGATGTTCTTCGACCAGCCGAGGGTCAACGAGAACCAGATCATGCTGTCGGCCAAGGCGGACCTGGCCAAGGTTCAGCAAATGATCGACGACGGCCAGTGGGACCAGGCCCACAACCAGCTGGCCGAGGTCAGCAGCACCGTGCAGTCGATGAACGACGGGGCCGACCGGCACAATCTCATGGATCAGGTCAATCTGCTGAACACGCGGGTCCAATCCCGCAACCCCAACGCCACGCTGCCGCCCCCGGCCGCCTCGCCGACGCTCCCGTCGTCGCCGGCTCAAAGCTGGACGCCGACGACGACGCCTACGCCGTCCCCGCAACCGAGCACTTCACCGTCGCCGAGCGTGTCGGGAAGTCCCACGACGAGCCCGTCCTCGGGGCGCCAGCACCACCACCATCACGGCCAGACAACCAGCCCGGTGGCGCCGGCCACCGACCCGTGA
- a CDS encoding DUF5319 domain-containing protein encodes MRDHLPPGLPPDPFADDPCDPSAALEAVEPGQPLDQQERMAVEADLADLAVYEALLAHKGIRGLVVCCDECQQDHYHDWDMLRANLLQLLIDGTVRPHEPAYDPEPDAYVTWDYCRGYADASLNEATSDADGFHRR; translated from the coding sequence GTGCGCGACCACCTCCCACCGGGTTTGCCACCCGACCCCTTCGCCGATGACCCGTGCGACCCGTCGGCGGCCCTCGAAGCCGTCGAGCCAGGGCAGCCGCTGGATCAACAAGAGCGGATGGCGGTGGAGGCCGACCTGGCGGATCTCGCGGTTTACGAAGCGCTGTTGGCGCACAAGGGCATTCGCGGACTCGTCGTGTGCTGCGACGAGTGCCAGCAGGACCACTACCACGACTGGGACATGTTGCGGGCCAACCTGCTGCAGCTGCTGATCGACGGCACCGTCCGCCCGCACGAGCCCGCTTACGACCCGGAGCCGGACGCCTACGTCACGTGGGATTACTGCCGGGGGTACGCCGACGCCTCGCTGAACGAGGCGACGTCAGACGCGGACGGATTCCACCGGCGCTAG
- the guaB gene encoding IMP dehydrogenase: MSRGMSNLEDSSDLVASPYLRMGGLADDPVPTGGDDPHKVAMLGLTFDDVLLLPAASDVVPATADTSSQLTRKIRLKVPLVSSAMDTVTESRMAIAMARAGGMGVLHRNLPVAEQAGQVEMVKRSEAGMVTDPVTCRPDNTLAQVDALCARFRISGLPVVDDSGALVGIITNRDMRFEVDQSRPVAEVMTKAPLITAQEGVSADAALGLLRRHKIEKLPVVDGHGRLTGLITVKDFVKTEQHPLATKDSDGRLLVGAAVGVGGDAWVRAMMLVDAGADVLIVDTAHAHNRLVLDMVGKLKAEVGDRVEVIGGNVATRAAAAALVDAGADAVKVGVGPGSICTTRVVAGVGAPQITAILEAVAACRPAGVPVIADGGLQYSGDIAKALAAGASTTMLGSLLAGTAEAPGELIFVNGKQFKSYRGMGSLGAMAGRGSSGAAGKSFSKDRYFADDALSEDKLVPEGIEGRVPFRGPLASVIHQLTGGLRAAMGYTGSPTIESLQQAQFVRITAAGLRESHPHDVAMTVEAPNYFAR; the protein is encoded by the coding sequence ATGTCCCGTGGCATGTCCAACCTGGAAGACAGCTCAGACCTGGTCGCCAGTCCGTACCTGCGGATGGGCGGGCTGGCCGACGACCCGGTGCCCACCGGTGGGGACGACCCGCACAAGGTGGCGATGCTGGGTCTCACCTTCGACGACGTGTTGCTGCTGCCCGCGGCCTCCGATGTGGTTCCCGCCACCGCCGACACGTCCAGCCAGCTCACCAGGAAGATCAGGCTGAAGGTGCCGCTGGTCAGCTCGGCGATGGACACCGTCACCGAGTCGCGGATGGCCATCGCGATGGCCCGCGCGGGCGGCATGGGCGTGCTGCACCGCAATCTGCCGGTCGCCGAGCAGGCCGGCCAGGTCGAGATGGTCAAGCGCTCCGAGGCCGGCATGGTCACCGACCCGGTCACCTGCCGGCCGGACAACACGCTGGCTCAGGTCGACGCCCTGTGCGCCCGGTTCCGCATCTCCGGGCTGCCGGTGGTCGACGACTCGGGCGCGCTCGTCGGCATCATCACCAACCGGGACATGCGATTCGAGGTCGACCAGTCCAGGCCGGTCGCCGAGGTGATGACCAAGGCCCCGCTGATCACCGCCCAGGAGGGCGTCAGCGCCGACGCGGCGCTGGGTCTGTTGCGCCGCCACAAGATCGAGAAACTGCCCGTCGTCGACGGCCACGGCCGGCTGACCGGGCTGATCACCGTCAAGGACTTCGTCAAGACCGAACAGCACCCGCTGGCCACCAAGGACAGCGACGGGCGGCTGCTGGTGGGCGCCGCCGTCGGCGTCGGCGGCGACGCCTGGGTCCGCGCGATGATGTTGGTCGACGCGGGCGCCGACGTCCTGATCGTCGACACCGCGCACGCGCACAACAGGCTGGTGCTCGACATGGTCGGCAAGCTCAAGGCCGAGGTCGGCGACCGGGTCGAGGTGATCGGCGGCAACGTCGCGACCCGCGCCGCGGCCGCCGCCCTGGTCGACGCGGGCGCCGACGCGGTCAAGGTCGGGGTGGGGCCGGGCTCGATCTGCACCACCCGGGTGGTCGCCGGTGTCGGCGCGCCGCAGATCACCGCGATCCTGGAGGCCGTCGCGGCCTGCCGGCCGGCGGGCGTCCCGGTCATCGCGGACGGCGGGCTGCAGTACTCGGGGGACATCGCCAAGGCGCTGGCCGCCGGCGCGTCGACCACCATGCTCGGCTCCCTGCTCGCGGGCACCGCCGAGGCGCCGGGCGAGCTGATCTTCGTCAACGGCAAGCAGTTCAAGAGCTACCGCGGCATGGGGTCGCTGGGTGCCATGGCCGGCAGGGGATCCTCGGGAGCGGCGGGCAAGTCGTTCTCCAAGGACCGCTACTTCGCCGACGACGCCCTCTCCGAGGACAAGCTGGTGCCCGAGGGGATCGAGGGCCGGGTGCCGTTCCGCGGCCCGCTGGCCTCGGTGATCCACCAGCTCACCGGCGGCCTGCGCGCCGCGATGGGCTACACCGGCTCACCGACCATCGAGTCGCTGCAGCAGGCGCAATTCGTCCGGATCACCGCCGCCGGTCTTCGCGAGAGCCACCCGCACGACGTCGCGATGACCGTCGAAGCGCCCAACTACTTCGCGCGCTGA
- a CDS encoding GuaB3 family IMP dehydrogenase-related protein yields MVEIGMGRTARRTYELSEISIVPARRTRSSQDVSTAWQLDAYRFEIPVLAHPTDALVSPEFAIELGRLGGLGVLNGEGLIGRHADVEAKIAQLVEAASKEPEPSAAIRLLQEFHAAPLNPDLLGSAVARIREAGVTTAVRVSPQNAQALTPVLLQAGIDLLVIQGTIVSAERVASDGEPLNLKTFISELDVPVVAGGVLDHRTALHLMRTGAAGVIVGYGSTQGVTTSDEVLGISVPMATAIADAAAARREYLDETGGRYVHVLADGDIHTSGELAKAIACGADAVMLGTPLAEAAEALGEGWFWPAAAAHPSLPRGALLQIAVGERPPLERVLGGPSDDPFGTLNLVGGLRRSMAKAGYCDLKEFQKVGLAVGS; encoded by the coding sequence ATGGTCGAGATCGGGATGGGTCGTACGGCCCGTCGCACCTATGAACTGAGCGAAATCAGCATCGTGCCGGCGCGGCGCACCCGCTCGTCGCAGGACGTGTCGACCGCCTGGCAGCTGGACGCGTACCGCTTCGAGATCCCCGTGCTGGCCCACCCGACCGACGCGCTGGTCTCACCGGAGTTCGCCATCGAACTCGGCCGCCTGGGCGGCCTGGGCGTGCTCAACGGCGAGGGCCTGATCGGCCGGCACGCGGACGTCGAGGCCAAGATCGCCCAGCTGGTCGAGGCCGCGAGCAAGGAGCCCGAGCCGTCGGCGGCGATCCGGCTGCTGCAGGAGTTCCACGCGGCGCCGCTGAACCCCGACCTGCTGGGATCCGCGGTCGCGCGGATCCGCGAGGCCGGGGTGACCACGGCGGTGCGGGTCAGCCCGCAGAACGCCCAGGCGCTGACCCCGGTGCTGCTGCAGGCCGGCATCGACCTGCTGGTCATCCAGGGCACGATCGTGTCGGCGGAGCGGGTCGCCAGCGACGGCGAGCCGTTGAACCTGAAGACGTTCATCTCCGAGCTCGACGTTCCGGTGGTGGCCGGCGGGGTGCTCGACCACCGCACCGCGCTGCACCTGATGCGCACCGGCGCCGCCGGCGTCATCGTCGGCTACGGCTCCACCCAGGGCGTCACCACCAGCGACGAGGTGCTGGGTATCAGCGTGCCGATGGCAACCGCCATCGCCGACGCCGCCGCCGCGCGCCGCGAGTACCTCGACGAGACCGGCGGACGCTACGTGCACGTGCTGGCCGACGGCGACATCCACACCTCGGGCGAGCTGGCCAAGGCGATCGCCTGCGGCGCCGACGCGGTGATGCTGGGGACGCCGCTGGCCGAGGCCGCCGAGGCGCTCGGCGAGGGGTGGTTCTGGCCGGCCGCCGCGGCGCACCCGTCGCTGCCCCGCGGGGCGCTGCTGCAGATCGCCGTGGGCGAGCGCCCGCCGCTGGAGCGGGTCCTGGGCGGCCCGTCCGACGATCCGTTCGGCACCCTGAACCTGGTCGGCGGGCTGCGCCGGTCGATGGCCAAGGCCGGGTACTGCGACCTCAAGGAATTCCAGAAGGTCGGCCTGGCCGTCGGTAGCTGA
- a CDS encoding GMC oxidoreductase: MRPDYDVLIIGSGFGGSVSALRLTEKGYRVGVLEAGRRFADEDFAETSWDLRKFLWAPRLGCYGIQRIHPLKNVMILAGAGVGGGSLNYANTLYVPPDPFFKDRQWAHITDWRDELMPHYDQAQRMLGVVTNPTVTDADKVLKQVADDMGCGDTWVPTPVGVFFGPDGIKTPGKTVPDPYFGGSGPDRTGCLECGCCMTGCRYGAKNTLLKNYLGLAESAGAEVIPMTTVKGFEQRPDGLWEVRTVRTGSWLRRDRRTFTAENLILAAGTWGTQHLMFKMRDRGKLPRLSDRLGVLTRTNSESIVGAGRLEATPDLDLTHGVAITSSIHPTGDTHVEPCRYGKGSNAMGLLQTLMTDGTGPGGTDVPRWKQLLQQAADDPRRMLRMLNVHQWSERTLIALVMQHLDNSITTYTKRGKLGIRWYTSKQGHGDPNPAWNPVGNEVTRRIAEKIDGVAGGTWGELFNIPLTAHFLGGAAISDSPDRGVIDPYHRVWGYPNLYVVDGAAISANLGVNPSLSITAQAERAASLWPNKGENDERPLQGDAYRRMAPIAPERPVVPAQAPGGLRWLPVTPVSSAG, from the coding sequence ATGAGGCCGGATTACGACGTTCTGATCATCGGTTCGGGGTTCGGGGGGAGCGTCAGCGCCCTGCGGCTGACCGAGAAGGGCTACCGCGTCGGCGTATTGGAGGCTGGTCGCCGCTTCGCTGACGAGGACTTCGCCGAGACGTCCTGGGACCTGCGCAAGTTCCTGTGGGCGCCGCGGCTCGGTTGCTACGGCATCCAGCGGATCCACCCGCTGAAGAACGTGATGATCCTCGCCGGCGCCGGGGTGGGCGGCGGCTCCCTGAACTACGCCAACACGCTGTACGTGCCGCCGGACCCGTTCTTCAAAGACCGGCAGTGGGCGCACATCACGGACTGGCGCGACGAGTTGATGCCGCACTACGACCAGGCGCAGCGGATGCTCGGGGTGGTGACCAACCCGACGGTCACCGACGCGGACAAGGTGCTCAAACAGGTCGCCGACGACATGGGCTGCGGCGACACCTGGGTGCCCACGCCCGTCGGGGTGTTCTTCGGGCCCGACGGCATCAAGACCCCGGGCAAGACGGTGCCGGACCCGTACTTCGGCGGCTCGGGCCCCGACCGCACCGGTTGTCTGGAGTGCGGCTGCTGCATGACGGGCTGCCGCTACGGCGCGAAGAACACGCTGCTCAAGAACTACCTCGGGCTCGCGGAATCGGCCGGCGCCGAGGTCATTCCGATGACCACCGTGAAAGGCTTCGAGCAGCGCCCGGACGGGCTGTGGGAGGTGCGCACGGTGCGCACCGGGAGCTGGCTGCGCCGGGACCGGCGCACCTTCACCGCCGAGAACCTGATCCTGGCCGCCGGCACGTGGGGCACGCAGCACCTGATGTTCAAGATGCGCGACCGGGGCAAGCTGCCGCGCCTGTCCGACCGCCTGGGCGTGCTGACCCGGACCAACTCCGAGTCGATCGTCGGCGCCGGCCGGCTGGAGGCCACGCCGGACCTCGACCTGACGCACGGCGTGGCGATCACCTCGTCGATCCACCCGACGGGGGACACCCACGTCGAACCGTGCCGGTACGGCAAGGGTTCCAATGCGATGGGCCTCCTGCAGACGCTGATGACCGACGGCACCGGGCCCGGCGGCACCGACGTGCCGCGCTGGAAGCAGTTGCTGCAGCAGGCCGCCGACGACCCGCGCCGCATGCTGCGCATGCTCAATGTCCACCAGTGGAGCGAGCGCACGCTGATCGCCCTGGTTATGCAGCACCTGGACAACTCGATCACCACTTACACCAAGCGTGGCAAGCTGGGCATCCGCTGGTACACCAGCAAGCAGGGCCACGGCGACCCCAACCCGGCCTGGAATCCCGTCGGCAACGAGGTCACCCGCCGCATCGCCGAAAAGATCGACGGCGTGGCCGGCGGCACCTGGGGCGAGCTGTTCAACATCCCGCTGACCGCCCACTTCCTCGGCGGCGCGGCGATCAGCGACAGCCCCGACCGGGGCGTCATCGATCCCTACCACCGCGTCTGGGGTTACCCGAACCTGTACGTGGTGGACGGCGCCGCGATCTCGGCCAACCTGGGCGTCAACCCGTCGCTGTCGATCACCGCGCAGGCCGAGCGGGCCGCCTCGCTCTGGCCGAACAAGGGCGAGAACGACGAGCGGCCGCTGCAGGGCGACGCCTACCGGCGGATGGCGCCGATCGCGCCGGAGCGCCCGGTGGTGCCGGCGCAGGCGCCGGGCGGGCTGCGGTGGCTGCCGGTCACGCCGGTGAGCAGCGCGGGCTGA
- a CDS encoding TauD/TfdA dioxygenase family protein encodes MTQPVSVTKLGSRIGARVDGVRLGGDLDESTVEAIHQALLTHKVIFFRGQHHLDDQQQLAFAGRLGTPIGHPAASAFGADTPIITPINSEWGKATRWHTDVTFAANYPAASILRAVTLPRYGGSTLWANTAAAYEQLPGALRALVENLWALHTNRYDYVNINADALTDAQRAFRQAFEKADFRTEHPVVRVHPETGERTLLAGDFVRGFVDFDSHESTVLLDLLQRRITVPENTIRWNWEAGDVAIWDNRATQHRAIDDYDNQARLMHRVTLMGDVPVNVHGERSRVVSGAPLSAVAS; translated from the coding sequence ATGACACAGCCGGTATCCGTCACCAAGCTGGGCAGCCGTATCGGCGCCCGGGTCGACGGCGTGCGCCTCGGGGGCGACCTGGACGAGAGCACCGTGGAGGCGATCCACCAGGCGCTCCTCACGCACAAGGTGATTTTCTTCCGCGGCCAGCACCACCTGGACGACCAGCAGCAGCTGGCGTTCGCCGGGCGGCTGGGCACGCCGATCGGCCACCCGGCCGCGAGCGCCTTCGGCGCCGACACGCCGATCATCACGCCGATCAACTCCGAGTGGGGCAAGGCCACCCGCTGGCACACCGACGTCACGTTCGCCGCCAACTACCCCGCGGCCTCGATCCTGCGGGCGGTCACCCTGCCCCGCTACGGCGGGTCGACCCTGTGGGCCAACACCGCGGCCGCGTACGAGCAGCTGCCCGGCGCGCTGCGCGCCCTCGTCGAGAACCTGTGGGCCCTGCACACCAACCGCTACGACTACGTCAACATCAACGCCGACGCCCTGACCGACGCGCAGCGCGCGTTCCGGCAGGCCTTCGAGAAGGCCGACTTCCGCACCGAGCACCCCGTGGTGCGCGTGCATCCCGAGACCGGCGAGCGCACGCTGCTGGCCGGCGACTTCGTGCGCGGCTTCGTCGACTTCGACAGCCACGAGTCAACCGTGCTGCTGGACCTGCTGCAGCGGCGGATCACGGTGCCGGAGAACACCATTCGCTGGAATTGGGAAGCCGGCGACGTCGCCATCTGGGACAACCGGGCAACCCAGCACCGGGCGATCGACGACTACGACAACCAGGCCAGGCTGATGCACCGCGTCACGCTGATGGGCGACGTGCCCGTCAACGTGCACGGCGAGCGCAGCCGGGTGGTCAGCGGCGCGCCGCTCAGCGCGGTGGCGAGCTAA